The region ATGCTAATCTTGTAGCGGCTCATAACCTGTATCCCGGCAGAAAAAAAATCATTCTGGATTTCGGAACTGCCCTTACTGCAAGCTGCGTTGCCGAAGATGGGGAGACATTGGGAGTGATTATAGCTCCGGGAATTGTTACTTCTCTCAATTCATTAATCAGCCAAACAGCACAGCTTCCGGAAATTGAATTAAAAAAGCCAAAAACTGTTTTGGGCTTAGATACTGTAACTTGTATGCAAAGCGGAATGGTGTATGGTTTCTTGGGAATGGTAGAAGGGTTTATAGACCGAATTAATGATGAAGTGGATGATGACTGCTTTGTAATCGCAACGGGGGGTGTTTCCCATGTTTACAAACCTTTGACAAATAAAATTCATATTGCAGACAGGTTGCATACCCTGAAAGGGCTTTATTTTTTAGGGAAAGATAAATAAAAAAGCAGCTTTATAAAAGCTGCTTTTTTATTTGATGATTACCTTTATATTATTAATAGAAAATAAGGGAATTATCTTTTGGACTTAAAAAATTCTTTTACGATTAAAGAACATTCATGTTCCATCACCCCAGTTACTATTTCCGTTTTTGGATGAAGAGAAAGGTTTTTATTGATGAATCCTCTCTGTTCGTCCCGTGCTCCGATCACTACTTTAGAAATTTGTGACCAGGAAAGGGCTCCGGAACACATTACGCAAGGTTCTAATGTCACATACAGCGTGCAGTCTTTCAAATATTTTCCACCTAAAAAATTAGCAGCAGAAGTAATGGCCTGCATTTCTGCATGGGCGGTTACATCATTTAAGGTTTCGGTAAGGTTGTGGGCTCTTGCAATGACCCTGCTGTTAGACACAATGACACAGCCAATGGGAACCTCATCTTTTTCCAGAGCAATTCCGGCTTCCTGTAAAGCCATTTTCATGTAATATTCGTCCGTAAACATTTATTCAATATTCATCGTTAAAGGAAGCTTGAAACTGAATCTTACCGATTCCCCATTCAGCGTTGCCGGAGAGAATTTCTCAGGAATAGAGTATAGCGCAATCTCGGCTTGCCTGTTGAAAGTGAAATTATCTCCCTGAGCATTTACATTGCTGATACTTCCGTCTTTTTCGACAATAAAATCAACATTGGCTTTGATTGTTTTGCTTTCGGAATATACTCCGGGTGTATAAAAAATCTGGGCAATCTCCTGTCTCAAAGCATTGATTCCTCCTGGGTAATCGGCATTTTTACTTACTGCTGAACCTCCTTTGGATTGAGTGTTGGATAATTCTACTTTATCGCCTTGATGGTTGATTTTTTTTAAATCTTCCAGATTTTTAACTTTTAATAAAGCTCCGATCATGGCAACATTTTCAATGCTGTCCATTTTTTTCATAAACAGCAGGAAATCCTGTTTTATGGATGCTTTGATCAATGTATTGGTTTCCGCGTCGAATTTCTTTTTAAACTCAGTATTGAGCATACCGCGATGCTGATTGTAAAAGTTTTTTACATTTTTAAATTCTTCTGTCTGTTGCGAAAAACAAAAAGAAGAAATAAGGCAAAACAAACAAAAGAATATAGGTTTCAAATTGAAATATTTATGTAAATGTAATCAAAAATAACCGAAATTCTTTATTCTTTTTTATTCGCTGAGGTAGCTATTCAAAGACTGTTGAAGGTGGTTCCGAATTTCATCAACTAAAGTTTTAGGTTCTAAAACTCGTACTTCTTTTCCATACGAAAGAACTTCCTGCATAAAGTCATAAGTGGGGTGGAGGAAGAATTCAAAATAAATCTCTTCAGGAGTTTCCTTCAGTTCTTTCTGAGACTGGTGAAGCGGAAAACTTTTGATGTATTCTCCCTGATGTCTGCTGCACTTCAGGACGATCTTTTCAGGATTCTGTTCGGAAAGATTCATCACACCGAACGCATTTTTAAAATGTTCCCTGAAGTTATATTTATACTTTTCCCTGAACTGTTTTTCGCTCACATCAAGATAATTGATTCGGTCCAGTCCAAAAGATTTCAGCATTTTATCTTTGGTGTCAATAGCGATCAGATACCATCTGTCTTTAGATTCTTTTAAAGCCAACGGATGAACTTTTCGGGAAGTCATCAGTTTGTTTTTGTAGTTATAATGTTCAAAAGAAACGATTCTTCTGTTTCGGATGGCAAAAAATAAGTCGTAAAAATTTTCAACCCCGGTTGGCTTTCTGCTTTCAAAGAAAATGAAATCGGCAAAGTCCGGATGGGTGTTCATCGCATTGCTTACCTGAAAAGACTCGAGCAGTTTCTGGTTGTATTCATCCACTTCCATGATCGGGCGACTCTCAATATAATACCGGTTGTCACCTTTCTTTTTATTGTGAATGGAAAGATTAAAAAGATCGGAAATTTCCCGAATATCTCTCTGTAAAGTACGGATCGAGTAACTTTTGATTTCTGCATCCTGAAATTCAAAAGAGTTGAGTAGATAGTCCTCCAGTTGCGAATAGGTAGCCGGAGAACTTTCTAATCTTTTTATAATTAAAGCATATCTTGTCAGGTAAAAATCTTTTTTCATTCGGATATATTTATGTTCCAGCTTTGCTGCGTTTTATTTTGTCGAATGGAACGTAAGCGTTTCATGGATGAATTTTATAAGACAAATATATAGGCTTAATGCGACAAAAGGTGTCGTGTTTTATTTTTTGTTGGAAAATTTTATTCCTTTATTTATAATTAAAACGATCTTCATCGGGAAAAGGGAGCTGCTCCTACCAAAGATTTATTAAAATTTCCAGTTAAAATATATTCTTTAGAATCATAATAATAAATATTGCCATGTGGTTTTTTGATAATATTATTGGTTTCTACCATCACTTCAATATCCGCTCCTCCAAAATGTTCTCCTTTACTTTTTAAATAACGCTCAGCTATGGCTAGCATTTCTTGGTCTGTTAACATGATTTTTTTTCAATTTTTGTGATTTTTTACTTTAACTATCAAAGACAACAAAAACAGCAGAAAAATATTCTGCTGTTTTTTAAGATCATATCAGTATTATTTATAATCAAATCTATCTTCGTCTGGATACCAATAAGTATCTAAAGCTGTAGACATAGTCCCGTTTTCATAAGCTTGTATATAATTTTCTAATCTCATTCTTGTACCAAAACTAACCACTCTTCCTGTATTTTTTTCTACTAAAAAGGGAGGGTTACCCGTCAATACTTTATTGAAATCTCTTGTTAAAAGAAATTCTTTAGACTGAAAATAATGAATATTACCATAAGGCTTTTTAATAGTTTCTTCATGTAATATTACGGCTTCCGTATCTTTGTCTACTCTTCTCTTTATAAAACGTTCTGCTATGGCTAGCATTTCTTGATGTGTTAGCATAAGTTGATAATATAAAATAATTTTTAAAGATTATAGTATTCGGCTTATTATTTTGTTGGCTTAAATTATAATTTCCATATATGGAATGCTAATCTAAATTATTAAAAGGGTCTTTACCATCTTCTAAATAGTGTTATAAAAATTCTGATAAACTATTTGTAAGTTTTGGAAAACTGTTTTTTTTCTGACCTTCCTGATAACCATAAACGGGCGGGTTATCTCCCTCATTTAATTTAAAAAAAGCATATATATATCCCTGATGGCTGCTAAATACAAAAATATTATTATTAATCTGGGAGATTAAGTTTATTTTACCATCCTCTTGTAATTGTTCTATTAAACCATCTTTGTTAGTGTAATTTCCAAAAACATCATCAAAGAAAATAGATTCACCGACAAAACCACCTCTTGAATAATCGTCTTTCCTATCCATATCATATCCGAAATTTTCTAGAAATTCCTTGTAACACAAAGGTAGCTTTTTTCCAATTTTTTGTTCAATATTGTTAATTTCATTTAATGAACAACCTTTATATATTGTACCCCATCCTTTTAATATTCCTTCGATGTTATTTAAATATTTCATTCTTTATAAAGATTATCATAACCTTCTTTCACTGTCATATACTCTTTGGTATAAAATTTTCGTCTGTATTCATTTTTAACTTTTAGCTATCTAAAAATAAGAAGAGAAAAACAAGCAAATTTGCCATTTATATTCCATTCTTTTAACTCATAAAACTTTTCCATTCTTTCATAATATCGATTAGCTCTTGAAGAGGCATATCAAAAGATTCATCATCATTTTTAGAGAAAAAATATGCGGTATTTTCTTGAACATCTAACTCACCACTTCCATATCCAATATCTAATGTGTCGTCAGCATACGGTTCTACTGCTTCTTCCCATGTTTTATTATTATCAATAACGGACTCCAATAAATCTATGATTTGCTGAATATTTTTAGGAAAACGATATTTTCCAATAAATAAACTTAGTAAAATAAATTTTGGGTCGTTCGGATGTACGGTTCTAAAACCATCGTCAATTTTTTTAAATTCTATTTTTTTCATTTTAATTAATTACAATATAGGCAGTTAAAACTTCTCTTGTTTCTAAGTCAATCCTCATTTCTATTTTTATTCCATTTTTTGTTTTACCAACAACTCGATTGCCTTGTTTTTCAATAATATTTCCACTTGCTTCATTTACAACGTGTCTTATTTTTTCTAAATTCCAATTAGAAGGAAAGAATGTATGTATGTCATCTTTCAGTTTCCAGATTCTTTTCTCTTCTATCCAATATTTGATAGTAGCTATACGAATAGTCTCTCCGGACGGTATTACATGAGTTGC is a window of Candidatus Chryseobacterium colombiense DNA encoding:
- a CDS encoding type III pantothenate kinase, which translates into the protein MNSIVINVGNSNIRFGLFNDDNCDVSWVINTKPYRTADELYVQMVMLYQTYKIEPKEISKIIIGSVVPQLTKVMSAAIKKIHDITPVIVDRSTPSGVQAKSKQMGTDIYANLVAAHNLYPGRKKIILDFGTALTASCVAEDGETLGVIIAPGIVTSLNSLISQTAQLPEIELKKPKTVLGLDTVTCMQSGMVYGFLGMVEGFIDRINDEVDDDCFVIATGGVSHVYKPLTNKIHIADRLHTLKGLYFLGKDK
- a CDS encoding nucleoside deaminase, whose translation is MFTDEYYMKMALQEAGIALEKDEVPIGCVIVSNSRVIARAHNLTETLNDVTAHAEMQAITSAANFLGGKYLKDCTLYVTLEPCVMCSGALSWSQISKVVIGARDEQRGFINKNLSLHPKTEIVTGVMEHECSLIVKEFFKSKR
- a CDS encoding SMI1/KNR4 family protein, coding for MKYLNNIEGILKGWGTIYKGCSLNEINNIEQKIGKKLPLCYKEFLENFGYDMDRKDDYSRGGFVGESIFFDDVFGNYTNKDGLIEQLQEDGKINLISQINNNIFVFSSHQGYIYAFFKLNEGDNPPVYGYQEGQKKNSFPKLTNSLSEFL
- a CDS encoding WYL domain-containing protein, with the protein product MKKDFYLTRYALIIKRLESSPATYSQLEDYLLNSFEFQDAEIKSYSIRTLQRDIREISDLFNLSIHNKKKGDNRYYIESRPIMEVDEYNQKLLESFQVSNAMNTHPDFADFIFFESRKPTGVENFYDLFFAIRNRRIVSFEHYNYKNKLMTSRKVHPLALKESKDRWYLIAIDTKDKMLKSFGLDRINYLDVSEKQFREKYKYNFREHFKNAFGVMNLSEQNPEKIVLKCSRHQGEYIKSFPLHQSQKELKETPEEIYFEFFLHPTYDFMQEVLSYGKEVRVLEPKTLVDEIRNHLQQSLNSYLSE